The proteins below are encoded in one region of Planctopirus limnophila DSM 3776:
- a CDS encoding serine hydrolase domain-containing protein, producing the protein MPADDLKDWPHLLKAFDEGVATGLHRGLQIYISQHGQLLLEAALGEAESGLPLTSEHRMLWLSSGKPLLVLIFARIWERGLIGIDQPICHWIEEFGTHGKETITFRHVLTHTGGFRVLDLGWETKSWPDVIELICRTSLENDWVVGVTAGYHTISSWFILAEALSRATGLSVRELFDQELRYPLGLPELSIGLSEEWYIENRSSVAPMYARIKGELQLLDWHQPPRAICISPGSNTRGRARDLGAVYEMILKEGVAADGSRYLHPTTIAALTARHRVGLFDLTLQHIVDFGLGFIINSKAYGPETVPYSYGLWTSPRTFGHGGSQSSIGFCDPESGIVVTWATNGMPGEGWHQRRNRALQHAIGLDLFERFPQLNTGAST; encoded by the coding sequence GTGCCTGCAGACGATTTGAAAGACTGGCCCCACCTGCTCAAAGCCTTCGATGAGGGTGTGGCGACCGGACTGCATCGTGGCCTGCAGATTTACATCTCACAACATGGCCAGCTTCTCCTGGAAGCAGCACTGGGAGAAGCCGAATCAGGCCTGCCACTCACCTCAGAACACAGGATGCTCTGGCTTTCTTCAGGTAAGCCGCTGCTCGTTTTAATCTTTGCCAGAATCTGGGAGCGTGGCCTGATTGGCATCGATCAACCGATTTGCCACTGGATTGAAGAATTCGGTACTCACGGAAAAGAAACGATCACCTTCCGACATGTTTTAACTCATACAGGCGGCTTTCGCGTTCTCGACCTGGGCTGGGAAACAAAATCGTGGCCAGACGTGATCGAATTAATCTGTCGGACATCACTGGAAAATGACTGGGTTGTCGGTGTCACGGCTGGATATCACACCATCAGCAGCTGGTTCATCCTGGCTGAAGCACTCTCGCGGGCAACAGGGCTTTCTGTGCGGGAGTTGTTCGATCAGGAACTTCGCTATCCCCTCGGCTTGCCAGAATTATCCATCGGCTTATCCGAGGAATGGTACATCGAGAACCGATCGTCCGTTGCACCCATGTATGCTCGTATCAAAGGGGAATTGCAACTTCTCGATTGGCACCAACCCCCAAGAGCCATCTGCATTTCGCCGGGGAGTAACACCCGTGGGCGAGCACGAGATCTGGGTGCCGTCTATGAAATGATTCTTAAAGAGGGGGTGGCGGCTGATGGTTCGCGTTACCTCCACCCCACGACGATCGCCGCTCTGACAGCCAGGCATCGAGTGGGCCTGTTTGATTTGACGCTTCAGCATATCGTCGATTTTGGACTGGGTTTCATCATTAACTCGAAGGCTTATGGCCCGGAGACCGTACCATATAGTTATGGACTCTGGACCTCCCCGCGAACGTTTGGTCATGGTGGTTCTCAATCATCCATTGGGTTCTGCGATCCTGAATCGGGGATTGTTGTCACCTGGGCCACGAATGGAATGCCCGGAGAAGGGTGGCATCAGCGACGAAATCGAGCATTACAGCATGCCATCGGACTCGACCTGTTTGAGAGATTTCCGCAGCTCAATACGGGAGCCAGCACTTGA